The stretch of DNA CTGAACCATTGGCCAAGTCTAATTTTGCATAAGAATCTTTATTAACGCGAACACCACCTGTAACAATAGAATTATTAACTGAAACCAATATATGAGAATCATTCTCTGCCTTCAATAACAAGTCACCAGCGAGAGTTGTTTTATTTTCTAACGAAACATGGCCACCAGAATTATTACCATAGATCGCTATACCCTTGGCAACTTCAAAATCAGTTTTTTTCAACGAAACTGTCCCTGTTATGCTTACAGGTGTTTTTTCCTGTTTGGATACAGCGTTCCGCTTAACAACATTTGCTCTCTCAGTTGCTAAATCCTTACTCTGACTTTGTTCACTCTCTTCCTTCTGTATTAGCCCATCAAAATATATGCCATAGGTTCCTTCACCTTCTACTCTAACAGTAGAAGATTCGATATTCGCGTGATTCATAGCAGAACGAACCTCAGGAGATCTTCTTCTCCGAGTAGAACCCGCCTCAACCACACTATCATCATTTATAAACCACAAAGCATTTGCATCAGTCGTAATGCTCCCATTCCTAAAATTAATAGAAGCATTATCACTCAACAGAAAAGCTGCACGCTCTAAATTCTCTGCAGAATCCAATTTTCCTGCTTCTTTTTTCAGAGTAATATCAACTTTGTCTAACCTAACGCTGCCCCCAGCTTCTGACCTCACTGCCACACCCTTTGCCAAAGTAATAGCTCCAGTATTCATGGTTATCTCACCAGCTTCACTTGCCAGCCCCGCTGCAGCAAATTTTCCTGTCACATTAATTGTTGTATCATTTAAATTAATAGATGACCTAGAACCAGCAAAAGCACCAACATAATGAGCATTGACTGTCCCACCATTCATCGTAATCTTCCCGCTCCTTTGCGCTTCAAGCCCAATCACAGAAGATGTAATTGCTGATTTATTATCCAAAACGACTTCTGCTTTGTCTTCTGCAAGAACGGCACTCACAGCCTGTCTTTCAGTAAAACCAACATTATTTTCACTCTCAGAAAAATCTACACCACTAATTGTAGTTCTCTCCAACTTAATAACCGTATTCTGATTTCTCACATGGATAGGACGCTGAATTTTATCACTTACCTTCAATGTAAGGTCTGTTATTATCCGAGATTGACCATCACTACATAAATAAGAAGTTTGGGATCCTCTCGCACCATTTTCTCCTGCAGTATCACCACATGTAGAAGAGGCCGTTCCCTTAGTAGAAACACCTCCATTATCAGAACGACCGATCATAAAAATACGCCCGACAGCTCTATTAGAAGATGTAACAGACGTCTCGGAAGCTACAGGAGAAGAGGCACCATTAGAAGATACAACAGACATCTCGGAAGCTGCAGGAGAAGAGACACCATTAGAAGATACAACAGACATCTCGGAAGCTGCAGGAGAAGAGACACCATTAGAAGATACAACAGACGTGTTAGAAACAACAGGAGCAGAAGACTTCATAACAGCAGCTGATTTTATAGGTGCTGGCCTTCTAGGTACAATATACCCAGGTGTTACAAAAGTCTCATCTGCAGATATTATCCCCCTACTACCTGTATCAAGGCTCCCAAGTGAACTAACTCTTGGAGGTACCAAAGATCCAGGATCTCCAGATGAAGGAGGAGTAACAAGTGAAGAGGTTATAACCTCAGATGTATCAGATTCCTCGAGAGATTCTTCTTCATCATCTTCATAAAATCCATCAGATGATTCAGATCTCAAAAGCGAATCTCCTCGAGCAGGAATTACAGATGCCGATTCCCCAGATACAGAAAGAGTTATGGATTCATTATTTAATTCACCAGCACCAGTATCAGCATCTATTTCAGTCTCAGTAGAAGAAACTATACTACGCGGCTTAGCTTTAAAAATAGGCTGAAAATCAGCAGTAGCAGTATAAGCAGAAACGAGAGGTATAAAATATTCATTTTCTAAACGAAAATCCCAAACATCTGTACTGTTTATAAGCAATGTATTATCAAAATACTGCATTTTCGGAGGAATAGTTGGACCATAAGCGCGAAGAACATACTTATAAGGCAACCCTTCTCGCGTAATATAATCGCCTTTCAGCTTAAAGGAATCCTTCTCTGCTTTTCCAAAGACCTGAATAATTGAAATACTATGAGGTGTATCATGATTTTGTTGTACACCATTAGAAGTATCATTCACAACTACAAACGTTTTTCCAGAAACGTTACCATGAATCAACAATCTGTCAGATATTTGAGAATTATCCGTATTGCTAGGCATCAAATTTGCATTGAAGTAAATTATAGCACTAGGAGTATCAGAAGCAGTATAAACTATTCCCTTCCCATCTCCTATGCGAAGAGTTCGATATTCAACATTCCCACCTTGACTGGATTCTTCATCTTTCAAAGAAGTAAAAAATCTAACATTACTATCTACAAGTTTCAGAGACGAAAGACATGAATCCACACAAACCATATCTGAATTTCCCAAACTATTATGCAGATTCTTTGTTAAATACCACTCTGATCCTCCAGATAGAAAAATCCTAGCATGAGATTTTTTATCAACGTAAGCTCCCCCCATGATTACAGAGTCCTCAACAAAAACCGACAAATCGGAACCCTCTTCAGCTTTCAACAATAAATCACCCGAAAGAGTTGATTCATCTTTTACAACGACGTAACCACCAAAACTATCACCATAAATAACCACACCGTCAGGAACTCTGAGAGCAGTATTTTTCAAAAGGACTGCATGCCATATATCTTCATTGCCTTTTCTTCCATCGTCTACTAGATTCTGAAGTCCATCTTGATCATTTCTTTTCTCCACACTTTGATGGATATCTCCCTCAAAAAATATACCATAAGACTTACCTTTTACTTTAATAGCTGAATTTTGAATATCAGAAACCACTAAGCTTACAATCCTAGAGTCTGAACTCTGCCGATCCACAGAATCTCCATCGACGACTTCAGAAGGTGCGTCAGCACTTCCAGAAGATGTATCACTCTCTAAAAAACTCTCTATAGAGGTCAAAGCCTCGATATACGCAGAGCCAATATTATTAAAGACAACGCCATCTTCAGATCCAATAGAAACTACTTCACCAGCGACAGCATTAACGTCAGAAACCTGCACACCCTCATTGGGATTCACATCCTGTACTTCTATTTCATTCGGAACTCGAAAGGTATTACTATCAAAGTTGTCACTTACCCAGAATGCAATAGCATTAGAAGCTTCAAATTTCCCATTTTTAAAAGAAATAACACCTCCACGTGACAATAAACCAATGCTCATCTCCGGAGTATCTTCTTTTTTAGCTTTTTGCTTCTCAACAACTTTAATAGTCACCCCATCTAAATGAACAGTACCACCCTCTACCGATAGAACTCCTACTCCACCCTCTTTTACAGTAATTTTCCCAGAGGTCATTCCTATAATAGACGGTCCCAAACTCATCAAACCGATTCTATTTATATTAACATCTACATTCTCTAAAAAAATCATCCCACTATCAGCAGCAAGAGCGCCTACATACGCACCTCTGATACCCCCCCCCCTCATTGTAATCTTTCCTGCCGCTTCAGCTTGAAGTCCAACAAAAAAACCCTGAATATTTGAATCTTTCAAATTAGCTTCTGCACTTCCACTGTTACTATCACCATTTACTCGTACACCAATATAAAGGGGGTTCTCAGCACCTACACTATTCATAGATAAATTAACAATGTTCTTCATTTCTA from Bartonella tribocorum CIP 105476 encodes:
- a CDS encoding autotransporter outer membrane beta-barrel domain-containing protein encodes the protein MINVFKKRTRLYALTTSALFFLQGVDTSMASWFSFIPSLSLPSFSLGNPFSTRTDTGFVTATEGVTSREMVSSTGGESRADNSGGAASIQIQAKIIPVLNQIRPISACHSRKDNVFVPGMIRNVSDSSVRVASGVGAAPRVVSSANSVPGVPGGVPGGVPGGVPGGVPGGVPGGVGVGGVPGAVPGGVPGGVGVGGVPGAVPAAVPGVPGTGSLPNMELSDTLDTMQDISGSQHTRQARSVDEGGGSARGAVGKAVAGKAGVPSGLGGELVSVLDVPETVSSRRLFNIPRKNSLNGEGQPYFAVREDVLSVQKAQKVSTDATDAVAGMSGISSAVLDSLLPDSSGSLVAGVSVSMPIDDGVGAIGFIDSSKAGEKLVDLLNGDQSVYGAVSCNEGGVYSLQGGTIIAEPSEIAVDVEGNGYSQGGQEEKIIVNLDEISIQSVKNEQDLSESLFKVEMKNIVNLSMNSVGAENPLYIGVRVNGDSNSGSAEANLKDSNIQGFFVGLQAEAAGKITMRGGGIRGAYVGALAADSGMIFLENVDVNINRIGLMSLGPSIIGMTSGKITVKEGGVGVLSVEGGTVHLDGVTIKVVEKQKAKKEDTPEMSIGLLSRGGVISFKNGKFEASNAIAFWVSDNFDSNTFRVPNEIEVQDVNPNEGVQVSDVNAVAGEVVSIGSEDGVVFNNIGSAYIEALTSIESFLESDTSSGSADAPSEVVDGDSVDRQSSDSRIVSLVVSDIQNSAIKVKGKSYGIFFEGDIHQSVEKRNDQDGLQNLVDDGRKGNEDIWHAVLLKNTALRVPDGVVIYGDSFGGYVVVKDESTLSGDLLLKAEEGSDLSVFVEDSVIMGGAYVDKKSHARIFLSGGSEWYLTKNLHNSLGNSDMVCVDSCLSSLKLVDSNVRFFTSLKDEESSQGGNVEYRTLRIGDGKGIVYTASDTPSAIIYFNANLMPSNTDNSQISDRLLIHGNVSGKTFVVVNDTSNGVQQNHDTPHSISIIQVFGKAEKDSFKLKGDYITREGLPYKYVLRAYGPTIPPKMQYFDNTLLINSTDVWDFRLENEYFIPLVSAYTATADFQPIFKAKPRSIVSSTETEIDADTGAGELNNESITLSVSGESASVIPARGDSLLRSESSDGFYEDDEEESLEESDTSEVITSSLVTPPSSGDPGSLVPPRVSSLGSLDTGSRGIISADETFVTPGYIVPRRPAPIKSAAVMKSSAPVVSNTSVVSSNGVSSPAASEMSVVSSNGVSSPAASEMSVVSSNGASSPVASETSVTSSNRAVGRIFMIGRSDNGGVSTKGTASSTCGDTAGENGARGSQTSYLCSDGQSRIITDLTLKVSDKIQRPIHVRNQNTVIKLERTTISGVDFSESENNVGFTERQAVSAVLAEDKAEVVLDNKSAITSSVIGLEAQRSGKITMNGGTVNAHYVGAFAGSRSSINLNDTTINVTGKFAAAGLASEAGEITMNTGAITLAKGVAVRSEAGGSVRLDKVDITLKKEAGKLDSAENLERAAFLLSDNASINFRNGSITTDANALWFINDDSVVEAGSTRRRRSPEVRSAMNHANIESSTVRVEGEGTYGIYFDGLIQKEESEQSQSKDLATERANVVKRNAVSKQEKTPVSITGTVSLKKTDFEVAKGIAIYGNNSGGHVSLENKTTLAGDLLLKAENDSHILVSVNNSIVTGGVRVNKDSYAKLDLANGSEWILKRSVQKDLGASVLGCVDSCVSSVRLINSAINFASSESAGKYQTLHIGNGNGTVYEAQGDAVIHLNARLNPHDSSGQQVTDRLIIHGDVSGKTKIHVRGDAGNGGNGQANAKIAHSVSVIQVYGQAKKDSFQLDGNYVALTNSPYKYTLRAYGPEMTSKQEHVQQKFVKDGGEFWNFRLENQYVKSAGSAGLPEQFVRSVVPQVPTYLVLPNSVFHTGLMDISNQNKQLETLRMTSTGMLEARENPALYLRGYGGSYRYASDLSALEYGYGGELDYRGVEAGVLLQTIENTDSVLSFGVMGTYGRLSLQPLDVEQSQKSAFDKWTATVYGSMQHNIGFYVDGLLSYGLFNGDVLTTARGKTATLKGNPLSVSLSGGQTIATGYKGFVFDPQVQVVYQHLQFNKARDIDNFDIEMGNLDQWVARVGGRLTKTPTGSEGVDAVAFYGKLYLAHGFGGKQTVHFNDAFKLGAFGSALEAGLGFNAKLLPQFSLHADILYQHKLNKAGFSGASFSGGVRYQF